The Bradyrhizobium sp. LLZ17 genomic sequence AAGATGTTTTCGTGCATATCAGCGCAGTAGAGCGCGCTGGTGTATCGGGCTTGGCTGAGGGGCAGAAGGTATTCTTACGAGATTCCAAATGGATCGGAAGCGCGGCAAGAGCAGCGCGGAGAATCTAAGGGTTGGCTAGCGATCATGGCCTGTCGGCATGAAATGAAATCGGATTTCCTACGCTGCCCTGCGAACATCAAGATGTGGTGCCTTACAAAGCATAGCCTCAGAGAGTGAGGCGATCACGCACTAAGCGGGCTGTTTAACCCGCTGCCACAATCGCCTTGAGGCTTTCGAGAGCCTGCGCCGTCCCGGTGTCGGCCGCGTCGAGATTGTACATCACAAGGAGCTCAACAGGCGCAGTGCGGCCAAGCTGTTGAAATCTTCCGTAGACCTGCTCCAGGGTAGATCTCGTCTGTGGCAAATCATAAAGTATGACGGTGTCAACTTGGGGGAGAGCAACACCTTCGGTCATGGTCGCTACGGTGGCAATCAATACGCCACCTTCCGCCCCGAAGCATTCAATTCCTTGACGTCTCTCATCGACGCTCATCGATCCGTGAAGAATGATGCTTCCAAACCCCAGCTCCTCCAATTGTGCCTGGAGATAGAATAAGGTCGAACGGAATTCAGTAAGGACTACCAGTCTAAACCGAAGCGCGCTCGTGGCCCGAATCGCTGAAAACTTTTCGAGAAAGGCTTCGAGTTTGGAGTCTCCTGGTAAGCAATCGATCTCCATTAAGCAGTCGTCCAAGGCCTTAGCCAATTCCTTGTCTGACGACGCTGACGGGATGGGGGTGTCACCATCTTCGTCGGTCGTCTCGGGCGAACTAGGTTGGAGCAGTCCCGACGCGAATCGGTCGCGGAGCCGACGCACAGTTCCCTCCAACGCAGATGGGCTCGAAGCTAACGACCTTCGAAAGATTGTAAC encodes the following:
- a CDS encoding helicase-related protein, giving the protein MTGFAQLRVLDDPSVSRELDPVSELFHRINRIIPEKQQLLVIPPETIVRDAIALLRRHGYTHLFGGDEVETTTWHRSMAVDHTGKALFTRIRNLVELIEFHESAADQFVREFVVEELAARIPKTINAPSIVTIFRRSLASSPSALEGTVRRLRDRFASGLLQPSSPETTDEDGDTPIPSASSDKELAKALDDCLMEIDCLPGDSKLEAFLEKFSAIRATSALRFRLVVLTEFRSTLFYLQAQLEELGFGSIILHGSMSVDERRQGIECFGAEGGVLIATVATMTEGVALPQVDTVILYDLPQTRSTLEQVYGRFQQLGRTAPVELLVMYNLDAADTGTAQALESLKAIVAAG